The proteins below come from a single Marinobacter sp. MDS2 genomic window:
- a CDS encoding DUF1439 domain-containing protein, with protein MNNMLKPIVRLALMFAIVLASGCASFSPYSITEGEVEQHLKNAVAKYDREQLQSGSPLSLSLTDADITLGPDGRDVAVIDLKGQVALNALLAKLPVDLALKVEGAPVYDSQEKAVYIRRLQLLESSIDSPFFKGDLGPVTDSVMRVVAQMLETMPVYRLDETNTAQRLLGVVPMDIRVARGRLELVMAE; from the coding sequence ATGAATAACATGCTTAAACCGATTGTGCGCTTAGCGCTGATGTTTGCCATCGTTCTGGCAAGTGGGTGTGCCAGTTTTTCCCCGTACTCCATTACTGAAGGTGAAGTGGAGCAGCATTTGAAGAACGCGGTGGCCAAATACGATCGAGAACAGCTTCAAAGTGGCTCCCCCCTGAGCCTGAGTTTGACGGATGCCGACATCACATTAGGTCCTGATGGCCGGGATGTCGCGGTGATTGATTTGAAAGGACAGGTTGCCCTGAATGCGCTTCTGGCCAAACTTCCGGTTGATCTTGCCCTGAAAGTAGAAGGCGCGCCGGTGTATGACAGCCAGGAGAAAGCGGTCTACATACGTCGCCTGCAACTCCTGGAGAGTTCGATTGATTCACCGTTCTTCAAAGGCGATCTTGGCCCGGTGACTGACTCTGTCATGAGGGTGGTGGCCCAAATGCTGGAAACCATGCCGGTGTACCGATTGGATGAAACAAACACTGCCCAGCGCCTGTTAGGGGTGGTGCCGATGGACATCCGGGTTGCCCGTGGGCGATTGGAGCTGGTGATGGCGGAGTAA
- a CDS encoding pyridoxal phosphate-dependent aminotransferase — MPEPLNKRVEQATSRKMKYRKAKASWNPAMQAIPVSGIRKLVNMASTMKDVIHLSIGQPDQPTPPHIIEAYVDALNAGQTGYTMDAGLPELLVALRDYYGKRYNRKLTRDNILITSGATEALYLAISATSAPGRQFLVTDPSFLLYAPLIRMTGGEVKYIPTYAENNHQLDPDDVIKAMGSRTFALVLNNPNNPTGAVYPRSTVETILEECAYRGIQVYADEVYDHMLFDDEDFASVLSCAVDLDNIMCISSFSKTYSMAGLRVGWVISSQAAIKSLRRYHMFTTSVANTPAQFAGVAALSAEQHCVQDMVGIYRERRDNIVNLIDRTPHLTGYKPGGAFYAFPNLPPHVDGSDVALRMLKETGVCVVPGDAFGDHCTNALRFSFSLSCERMNEAFDRIIPWMAKQKF, encoded by the coding sequence ATGCCGGAGCCATTGAACAAGCGTGTGGAGCAGGCGACGTCTCGTAAGATGAAGTACCGGAAAGCGAAGGCCAGCTGGAATCCCGCCATGCAGGCCATTCCTGTGTCCGGCATTCGCAAACTTGTGAATATGGCCTCTACCATGAAAGATGTTATTCATCTTTCAATCGGGCAGCCCGATCAACCCACGCCACCGCATATCATAGAGGCATACGTTGACGCGCTGAATGCCGGTCAGACCGGCTATACGATGGACGCTGGCCTACCGGAACTACTGGTGGCTTTGCGCGATTATTACGGCAAACGCTACAATCGAAAGCTGACCCGGGACAATATTCTGATCACCAGTGGAGCGACCGAGGCCCTGTACCTGGCGATTTCGGCCACCTCGGCACCGGGCAGGCAGTTTCTCGTTACCGACCCCTCGTTTCTGCTTTACGCACCGCTGATCCGGATGACGGGCGGGGAAGTGAAGTACATCCCGACGTACGCTGAAAACAACCATCAGCTCGATCCTGATGATGTCATCAAAGCCATGGGGTCCCGCACCTTTGCGCTGGTTCTGAATAACCCCAACAACCCCACCGGAGCGGTATACCCGCGCAGTACGGTCGAGACCATTCTGGAGGAGTGTGCGTACCGGGGCATTCAGGTCTATGCCGATGAAGTCTATGACCATATGCTGTTTGATGACGAAGATTTCGCCAGCGTGCTCAGTTGTGCGGTCGATCTCGACAACATCATGTGCATCAGCAGTTTCTCGAAAACCTACAGCATGGCGGGTCTGCGAGTCGGTTGGGTGATTTCGAGCCAGGCCGCCATCAAATCGTTGCGGCGCTACCACATGTTTACCACGTCGGTGGCGAACACTCCGGCCCAGTTTGCCGGCGTGGCTGCGCTCTCTGCAGAGCAGCATTGCGTTCAGGATATGGTGGGTATTTATCGCGAGCGTCGGGACAATATCGTCAATTTGATCGATCGCACGCCGCACCTGACAGGGTACAAGCCCGGCGGTGCGTTCTATGCCTTTCCCAATTTACCGCCCCATGTAGACGGCTCGGATGTGGCTTTGCGGATGCTGAAAGAAACCGGCGTCTGTGTGGTGCCGGGAGACGCCTTCGGTGACCACTGCACCAACGCGCTTCGATTCAGTTTTTCGCTCAGTTGCGAACGGATGAACGAAGCCTTCGACCGGATTATTCCCTGGATGGCGAAACAGAAGTTCTGA
- a CDS encoding D-2-hydroxyacid dehydrogenase, which yields MTESRKPVVTVLTAPDDPTPPGIEPLKDQAEVRFACDEQSLRDTLPGTDVMMVTDFRTEALEAAWPAADRLQWIHATSAGVDALMFPALIDSNVTVTNARGIFDRTIAEYVLCTILMFAKDFPESLRLQSQRQWKHRDTERAEGKQVLVVGAGSIGRQIGRLVRAIGMHPHGIARTARDSDPDFDAVHSNEALYEQLEQADFVVIAAPLTPQTEGLFDAKAFAAMKNSSRLVNIGRGPIVNTEALIKALDDREIAGAALDVFEEEPLPADHPLWARENVIMTAHMAGDFIGWNRALTEQFLDNFKRWSQGEEVFNLVNKKLGYAG from the coding sequence ATGACAGAGTCCCGAAAACCGGTTGTTACCGTGCTAACCGCCCCGGACGATCCCACGCCGCCGGGCATTGAACCTCTGAAAGATCAGGCGGAAGTCCGCTTCGCCTGCGATGAGCAATCTCTGCGAGATACCCTGCCCGGCACCGATGTGATGATGGTAACGGACTTCCGCACCGAAGCGCTTGAGGCAGCCTGGCCCGCGGCCGATCGCCTGCAATGGATTCATGCCACCAGTGCCGGTGTCGATGCCCTGATGTTCCCTGCCCTGATCGACAGCAACGTAACCGTGACCAACGCCCGAGGCATTTTTGACCGCACCATTGCCGAATATGTGTTGTGCACCATTTTGATGTTTGCCAAAGACTTCCCCGAATCGCTCAGGCTTCAATCCCAACGCCAGTGGAAACACCGGGACACGGAGCGCGCTGAGGGCAAGCAAGTCCTTGTGGTGGGCGCCGGTTCTATCGGCCGTCAAATCGGCCGTCTGGTCAGAGCGATTGGTATGCACCCCCACGGAATTGCCAGAACGGCCCGGGACTCCGACCCGGATTTCGATGCGGTACACAGCAATGAGGCGCTGTATGAACAACTCGAACAGGCTGACTTTGTGGTGATCGCCGCCCCGCTGACCCCGCAGACCGAAGGGCTGTTTGATGCAAAAGCATTTGCCGCGATGAAAAACTCGTCCCGGCTGGTCAACATCGGGCGCGGCCCCATCGTGAATACCGAGGCGTTGATCAAAGCATTGGATGATAGAGAAATTGCCGGAGCGGCCCTTGATGTCTTTGAAGAAGAGCCCCTACCGGCAGATCACCCCTTGTGGGCGCGGGAAAATGTCATTATGACCGCGCACATGGCGGGCGATTTCATTGGCTGGAATCGGGCGCTGACCGAGCAGTTTCTCGACAATTTCAAACGATGGTCCCAGGGCGAAGAAGTCTTCAATCTGGTGAACAAAAAGCTGGGATACGCGGGCTAA